A region of Arabidopsis thaliana chromosome 5, partial sequence DNA encodes the following proteins:
- the MYB37 gene encoding myb domain protein 37 (myb domain protein 37 (MYB37); FUNCTIONS IN: DNA binding, sequence-specific DNA binding transcription factor activity; INVOLVED IN: regulation of transcription, DNA-dependent, regulation of transcription; CONTAINS InterPro DOMAIN/s: SANT, DNA-binding (InterPro:IPR001005), Homeodomain-like (InterPro:IPR009057), Myb, DNA-binding (InterPro:IPR014778), HTH transcriptional regulator, Myb-type, DNA-binding (InterPro:IPR017930), Homeodomain-related (InterPro:IPR012287), Myb transcription factor (InterPro:IPR015495); BEST Arabidopsis thaliana protein match is: Duplicated homeodomain-like superfamily protein (TAIR:AT2G36890.1); Has 1807 Blast hits to 1807 proteins in 277 species: Archae - 0; Bacteria - 0; Metazoa - 736; Fungi - 347; Plants - 385; Viruses - 0; Other Eukaryotes - 339 (source: NCBI BLink).): protein MGRAPCCDKTKVKRGPWSPEEDSKLRDYIEKYGNGGNWISFPLKAGLRRCGKSCRLRWLNYLRPNIKHGDFSEEEDRIIFSLFAAIGSRWSIIAAHLPGRTDNDIKNYWNTKLRKKLLSSSSDSSSSAMASPYLNPISQDVKRPTSPTTIPSSSYNPYAENPNQYPTKSLISSINGFEAGDKQIISYINPNYPQDLYLSDSNNNTSNANGFLLNHNMCDQYKNHTSFSSDVNGIRSEIMMKQEEIMMMMMIDHHIDQRTKGYNGEFTQGYYNYYNGHGDLKQMISGTGTNSNINMGGSGSSSSSISNLAENKSSGSLLLEYKCLPYFYS from the exons ATGGGAAGAGCTCCGTGTTGCGACAAGACAAAAGTGAAGCGAGGGCCTTGGTCGCCTGAAGAAGACTCTAAACTTAGAGATTACATTGAAAAGTATGGTAATGGTGGAAATTGGATCTCTTTCCCCCTCAAAGCCG GTTTGAGGAGATGTGGGAAGAGTTGTAGACTGAGGTGGCTAAACTATTTGAGACCAAACATAAAGCATGGTGACTTctctgaggaagaagacagGATCATTTTTAGTCTCTTCGCTGCCATAGGAAGCAG GTGGTCAATAATAGCAGCTCATCTACCGGGACGAACAGACAACGACATAAAAAACTATTGGAACACAAAGCTAAGGAAGAAactcttgtcttcttcctctgattcatcatcatcagccaTGGCTTCTCCTTATCTAAACCCTATTTCTCAGGATGTGAAAAGACCAACCTCACCAACAACAatcccatcttcttcttacaatCCGTATgctgaaaaccctaatcaataCCCAACAAAATCCCTCATCTCCAGCATCAATGGCTTCGAAGCTGGTGACAAACAGATAATTTCCTATATTAACCCTAATTATCCTCAAGATCTCTATCTCTCggacagcaacaacaacacctCGAACGCAAATGGTTTCTTGCTCAACCACAATATGTGTGATCAGTACAAGAACCACACCAGTTTTTCTTCAGACGTCAATGGGATAAGATCAGAGATTATgatgaagcaagaagagataatgatgatgatgatgatagacCACCACATTGACCAGAGGACAAAAGGGTACAATGGGGAATTCACACAAGGGTATTATAATTACTACAATGGGCATGGGGATTTGAAGCAAATGATTAGTGGAACAGGCACTAATTCTAACATAAACATGGGTGGTTCAGGTTCATCTTCTAGTTCGATAAGCAACCTAGCTGAGAACAAAAGCAGTGGTAGCCTCCTACTAGAATACAAATGCTTGCCCTATTTCTACTCCTAG